The proteins below come from a single Caulobacter flavus genomic window:
- a CDS encoding M20/M25/M40 family metallo-hydrolase: MKAIRLLGFWICLLLGLALAALAQRSPAVTPASAPPDAFSAARAMADVRVIALRPHPTGSTDIVRVRDHLMARISSLGLELSVRADEGYTTPRNDGRWMAAGAVQNVIGVLPGADRSKPAVLIMSHYDSVANSPGAADDAAGVAAALEVARALKAGPTPVRDVIFLFTDGEEQGLLGADAFFARDPLRQKVGVVINMEARGDSGRAAMFQTGPQNGALMALFAREARRPAANSLAAAVYDKMPNDTDFTHAVKAGLPGLNFAFIDDQLAYHTPLAKADHLDQGSLQHFGDQVLPTARALASGADLPGKAPNAVYSDVFGLFLVSYPIEVAWGLLALAGVLVLYALVRGLMIRGTSVVELLKGLSGFLLVGTSGALVLHLTGKLLHIADLQAHYALLGRFDPLLLGCTAILVGVALAVVIGQAKGAARIWPSLLALAAGGATCLVGGPPALDPVGVGLGAASAMLVWASLGKPVGVLGAWIGALVGLLALAVATMVLLPGGSVMTTWPLLVAALAAVLVLAKGGTRDRRVAWALTACVALAAIVVVVQVGAWGGWTFAGLGVTLPAILAAFGLLALPALIPLAHDFSALKLAAIPATLVAALGGGLVAYAVLAGATTARPELTEAAHLSDLSSGQAWRISTLPRLDAWSRGALAAQGGTPVQRDLPPFFRSKVWMAEARPVPLDPPQLILEQAGERLLVRVIPGPGAEYVTLRIKPDGMLAGARLNGRPIPLTTKRGEWTSLTYHAPDPNGVTLSFSRLNGTGRVEAAALETREGWPRAAPSPGAKPDGLMGWGLSDKTLVLTRASVSW; the protein is encoded by the coding sequence ATGAAAGCGATCAGACTTCTCGGATTCTGGATCTGCCTGCTGCTGGGCCTGGCGCTCGCCGCCCTGGCGCAGAGATCGCCGGCCGTCACGCCCGCCAGCGCCCCTCCGGACGCCTTTTCCGCCGCGCGAGCCATGGCCGACGTCCGCGTCATCGCCCTGCGCCCCCACCCCACCGGCTCGACCGACATCGTCCGGGTGCGCGACCACCTGATGGCGCGGATCTCGTCGCTGGGCCTGGAGCTGTCGGTGCGCGCCGACGAGGGCTACACCACCCCGCGCAACGACGGCCGCTGGATGGCCGCCGGGGCGGTGCAGAACGTCATCGGCGTGCTGCCGGGGGCCGACCGGTCCAAGCCCGCCGTGCTGATCATGAGCCACTACGACTCGGTGGCCAATTCGCCGGGCGCGGCCGACGACGCCGCCGGCGTGGCCGCCGCCCTGGAGGTCGCTCGCGCGCTGAAGGCCGGGCCGACGCCGGTCCGCGACGTCATCTTCCTGTTCACCGACGGCGAAGAGCAGGGCCTGCTGGGCGCCGACGCCTTCTTCGCCCGCGACCCGCTGCGCCAGAAGGTGGGCGTGGTCATCAACATGGAGGCCCGCGGCGACAGCGGCCGGGCGGCGATGTTCCAGACCGGCCCGCAGAACGGCGCCCTGATGGCCCTCTTCGCCCGCGAGGCCAGGCGGCCGGCCGCCAATTCGCTGGCCGCGGCGGTCTACGACAAGATGCCCAACGACACCGACTTCACCCACGCGGTGAAGGCCGGCCTGCCGGGGCTGAACTTCGCCTTTATCGACGACCAGCTGGCCTATCACACCCCGCTGGCCAAGGCCGACCACCTCGACCAGGGCAGCCTGCAGCACTTCGGCGACCAGGTGCTGCCCACGGCGCGCGCCCTGGCGTCCGGCGCCGACCTGCCCGGCAAGGCGCCCAATGCCGTCTATTCCGACGTCTTCGGCCTCTTTCTGGTCAGCTATCCCATCGAGGTCGCCTGGGGCCTGCTGGCCCTGGCCGGGGTGCTAGTGCTGTACGCCCTGGTCCGCGGCCTGATGATCCGGGGAACCAGCGTCGTCGAGCTGCTCAAGGGCCTGTCCGGCTTCCTGCTGGTCGGGACCTCGGGCGCCCTCGTCCTGCATCTGACCGGCAAGCTGCTGCACATCGCCGACCTGCAGGCCCACTACGCCCTGCTCGGTCGCTTCGACCCGCTGCTGCTGGGCTGCACCGCCATACTGGTCGGCGTGGCCCTGGCCGTGGTCATCGGCCAGGCCAAGGGCGCGGCGCGGATCTGGCCCAGCCTGCTGGCCCTGGCCGCCGGCGGCGCGACCTGCCTGGTCGGCGGGCCGCCGGCGCTGGATCCGGTCGGCGTCGGGCTGGGCGCGGCCAGCGCCATGCTGGTTTGGGCCTCGCTGGGCAAGCCCGTGGGCGTGCTCGGCGCCTGGATCGGCGCCCTGGTCGGCCTCCTGGCCCTGGCCGTGGCGACCATGGTGCTGCTGCCCGGCGGCTCGGTGATGACCACCTGGCCGCTGCTGGTCGCCGCCCTCGCCGCCGTGCTGGTGCTGGCCAAGGGCGGCACCCGTGACCGCCGCGTGGCCTGGGCCCTGACCGCCTGCGTCGCCCTGGCGGCGATCGTGGTCGTCGTCCAGGTCGGCGCCTGGGGCGGCTGGACCTTCGCGGGCCTGGGCGTGACCCTGCCGGCGATCCTGGCCGCGTTCGGCCTCCTGGCCCTGCCGGCCCTGATCCCGCTGGCCCACGACTTCTCGGCCCTGAAGCTGGCGGCCATCCCCGCCACCCTGGTCGCGGCGCTCGGCGGCGGCCTCGTCGCCTACGCGGTGCTGGCCGGCGCCACCACGGCACGCCCCGAACTGACCGAGGCCGCCCACCTGTCGGACCTGTCCAGCGGTCAGGCCTGGCGGATCTCGACCCTGCCGCGCCTGGACGCCTGGTCGCGCGGCGCCCTGGCGGCCCAGGGCGGGACGCCGGTCCAGAGGGACCTGCCGCCGTTCTTCCGCTCCAAGGTCTGGATGGCCGAGGCCCGTCCCGTGCCGCTGGACCCGCCGCAGCTCATTCTCGAACAGGCGGGCGAGCGCCTGCTGGTGCGGGTGATCCCCGGCCCCGGCGCCGAGTATGTCACCCTGCGCATCAAGCCGGACGGCATGCTGGCCGGCGCGCGGCTGAACGGCCGGCCCATCCCCCTGACCACCAAGCGCGGCGAGTGGACCAGCCTGACCTACCACGCGCCCGATCCCAACGGCGTGACCCTGAGCTTCAGCCGCCTGAACGGCACTGGCCGCGTCGAGGCCGCCGCCCTGGAGACCCGCGAGGGCTGGCCCCGCGCCGCGCCCTCGCCGGGCGCCAAGCCCGACGGGCTGATGGGCTGGGGGCTCTCCGACAAGACCCTGGTGCTGACCCGGGCCAGCGTGAGCTGGTGA
- a CDS encoding L-serine ammonia-lyase, whose translation MTASVFDLFKLGVGPSSSHTMGPMTAGAMFVERLRAAGKLPLTARVETRLYASLALTGKGHATDRAVILGLMGFSPAQLDPDAGEAALAETKATQWMMLGGEVGIGFDEARDIVFAGHERLPQHPNALTFSAFDAEGGVLAERTYFSIGGGFVRDESEMGRNAPPEEGPAIPFPFESAADLLERAEQAGLTIAQVMAANELARMSEGEMNAGLDRIFGAMEACIDRGMREEGILPGGLTVKRRARQIHQTILGRMERQMSDPLAAMDFVNLWAMAVNEENAAGGRVVTAPTNGAAGLVPAVLRFFVRFHKGSPEQIRVFLLTAAAIGALYKRNASISGAEVGCQGEVGVACSMAAGGLCAALGGTNAQIENAAEIGMEHNLGLTCDPIGGLVQIPCIERNAMGAIKAIDAARLALLGDGQHSVSLDKVIATMKRTGEDMNEIYKETSLGGLAVGLSVNRVEC comes from the coding sequence ATGACCGCCTCCGTCTTCGATCTCTTCAAGCTGGGCGTCGGCCCTTCCAGCAGCCACACCATGGGGCCGATGACGGCGGGGGCGATGTTCGTCGAGCGGCTGCGCGCCGCCGGCAAGCTGCCCCTGACGGCCCGGGTCGAGACCCGGCTCTATGCGTCGCTGGCCCTGACCGGCAAGGGCCACGCCACCGACCGCGCGGTGATCCTGGGGCTGATGGGCTTTTCGCCCGCGCAGCTGGATCCCGACGCCGGCGAGGCGGCGCTGGCGGAAACCAAGGCCACGCAGTGGATGATGCTGGGCGGCGAGGTTGGCATCGGCTTCGACGAGGCCCGCGACATCGTCTTCGCCGGCCACGAGCGCCTGCCCCAGCACCCCAACGCCCTGACCTTCAGCGCCTTCGACGCCGAAGGCGGCGTGCTGGCCGAGCGCACCTATTTCTCGATCGGCGGCGGCTTCGTGCGCGACGAGAGCGAGATGGGCCGCAACGCGCCGCCGGAGGAAGGCCCGGCCATCCCGTTCCCGTTCGAGAGCGCGGCCGACCTCCTGGAGCGCGCCGAGCAGGCGGGGCTGACCATCGCCCAGGTGATGGCCGCCAACGAACTGGCCCGGATGAGCGAAGGCGAGATGAACGCCGGCCTCGACCGCATCTTCGGGGCCATGGAGGCCTGCATCGACCGCGGCATGCGCGAGGAGGGCATCCTGCCGGGCGGCCTGACGGTAAAGCGCCGCGCCCGCCAGATCCACCAGACGATCCTCGGCCGGATGGAGCGCCAGATGAGCGACCCGCTGGCGGCCATGGACTTCGTCAACCTGTGGGCCATGGCGGTCAACGAGGAGAACGCCGCCGGCGGCCGCGTCGTCACCGCCCCGACCAATGGCGCCGCGGGGCTGGTGCCGGCCGTGCTGCGGTTCTTCGTGCGCTTCCACAAGGGCTCGCCCGAGCAGATCCGCGTCTTCCTGCTGACCGCCGCCGCCATCGGCGCGCTCTACAAGCGCAACGCCTCGATCAGCGGGGCCGAGGTCGGCTGCCAGGGCGAGGTGGGCGTGGCCTGCTCGATGGCCGCCGGCGGCCTGTGCGCCGCCCTGGGCGGGACCAACGCCCAGATCGAGAACGCCGCCGAGATCGGCATGGAGCACAATCTGGGCCTCACCTGCGACCCGATCGGCGGCCTGGTGCAGATCCCCTGCATCGAGCGCAACGCCATGGGCGCCATCAAGGCCATCGACGCAGCTCGCCTGGCCCTGCTTGGCGACGGCCAGCACTCGGTCAGCCTCGACAAGGTCATCGCCACGATGAAGCGCACCGGCGAGGACATGAACGAGATCTACAAGGAGACCTCGCTCGGCGGCCTGGCCGTGGGCCTGTCGGTGAACCGGGTGGAGTGCTGA
- a CDS encoding DUF3060 domain-containing protein has protein sequence MSVVSLLSSLLLLAAAPPQAVGPVETDAKTIAIAGTEHNETLPCNGRAVSIEGVDHVITLTGVCKSVEITGSGNTVTVAIAPGGLLSVAGTDQKVRWRSTGEVRRSVTGVDNKVVREK, from the coding sequence ATGAGCGTCGTCTCCCTCCTGTCGTCCCTGCTCCTGCTGGCCGCGGCGCCGCCTCAGGCCGTGGGCCCGGTCGAGACCGACGCCAAGACGATCGCCATCGCCGGGACCGAGCACAACGAGACCCTGCCCTGCAACGGCCGGGCGGTGAGCATCGAGGGCGTCGACCACGTCATCACCCTGACTGGCGTGTGCAAGAGCGTCGAGATCACGGGCAGCGGCAACACCGTGACCGTCGCCATCGCGCCCGGCGGCCTGCTGTCGGTCGCGGGCACCGACCAGAAGGTGCGCTGGCGCTCCACCGGCGAGGTCCGCCGCAGCGTGACCGGCGTCGACAACAAGGTGGTCCGGGAGAAGTAA
- a CDS encoding aldehyde dehydrogenase family protein, with product MRDYLKFCIDGQWVEPKSDKTVDVINPATEAVAGRVTLGSAEDADLAVRAARKAFASFSQTSREERIDLLERIIAEYQKRFEDMAKAITEEMGAPAWLAQRAQAAMGIAHVQTALQVLKDYRFEEDRGTTRLVKEPIGVCAFITPWNWPVNQIACKVAPALAVGCTMVLKPSEVAPFSAWVWTEILEAAGVPAGVFNLVNGDGPTVGAALSSHPEVDMVSFTGSTRAGIEVARNAAPTVKRVHQELGGKSPNIILDDADFQRAVGGGVASVMMNSGQSCNAPTRMLVPAKRMDEVIAIAKAAAEAHTVGDPNGNSKLGPVVSEVQFDKIQGLIQKGVDEGATLVAGGPGKPEGLETGYYVKPTVFANVTPDMTIAREEIFGPVLAILGYDSVDQAVEIGNDTEYGLAAYVSGTDPGEVRKVAAKLRAGQVNLNGASPDLMAPFGGYKMSGNGREWGDHAFGEFLETKAILGYAPKQAAE from the coding sequence ATGCGCGACTACCTGAAGTTCTGCATCGACGGCCAATGGGTCGAACCGAAGTCCGACAAGACGGTGGACGTCATCAATCCCGCGACGGAAGCCGTCGCCGGTCGGGTGACCCTGGGGTCGGCGGAAGACGCGGACCTGGCCGTCCGCGCGGCCCGCAAGGCCTTCGCCAGCTTCTCCCAGACCAGCCGCGAGGAACGCATCGACCTGCTCGAGCGGATCATCGCCGAGTACCAGAAGCGCTTCGAGGACATGGCGAAAGCCATCACCGAGGAAATGGGCGCCCCCGCGTGGCTGGCCCAGCGCGCTCAGGCGGCGATGGGCATCGCCCACGTCCAGACCGCCCTGCAGGTGCTCAAGGACTACAGGTTCGAGGAAGACCGCGGCACGACCCGCCTGGTCAAGGAGCCGATCGGCGTCTGCGCCTTCATCACGCCGTGGAACTGGCCGGTGAACCAGATCGCCTGCAAGGTCGCGCCCGCCCTGGCCGTCGGCTGCACCATGGTTCTGAAGCCTTCGGAAGTGGCGCCGTTCTCGGCCTGGGTGTGGACCGAGATCCTGGAAGCCGCCGGCGTGCCGGCCGGGGTGTTCAATCTGGTCAACGGCGACGGCCCGACGGTGGGAGCTGCGCTGTCGAGCCATCCTGAAGTCGACATGGTGTCGTTCACCGGCTCGACCCGGGCCGGTATCGAGGTGGCCAGGAACGCCGCCCCGACGGTCAAGCGCGTGCACCAGGAACTGGGCGGCAAGAGCCCCAACATCATCCTCGACGACGCCGACTTCCAGCGCGCCGTCGGCGGTGGCGTGGCCTCGGTGATGATGAACTCGGGCCAGTCGTGCAACGCCCCGACCCGGATGCTGGTCCCGGCCAAGCGCATGGACGAGGTGATCGCCATCGCCAAGGCCGCCGCCGAGGCCCATACGGTCGGCGACCCGAACGGCAATTCCAAGCTCGGCCCGGTGGTCTCCGAGGTTCAGTTCGACAAGATCCAGGGCCTGATCCAGAAGGGCGTCGACGAGGGCGCGACCCTGGTCGCCGGCGGTCCGGGCAAGCCGGAGGGTCTGGAGACCGGCTACTACGTCAAGCCGACCGTCTTCGCCAACGTCACCCCCGACATGACCATCGCCCGGGAAGAGATCTTCGGCCCGGTGCTGGCGATCCTCGGCTACGACAGCGTCGACCAGGCCGTCGAGATCGGCAACGACACCGAGTACGGCCTGGCGGCCTATGTCTCGGGAACCGACCCGGGCGAGGTCCGCAAGGTCGCGGCCAAGCTGCGCGCCGGCCAGGTCAACCTCAACGGCGCCAGCCCCGACCTGATGGCCCCGTTCGGCGGCTACAAGATGAGCGGCAACGGCCGCGAGTGGGGCGACCACGCCTTCGGCGAGTTCCTCGAGACCAAGGCCATCCTCGGCTACGCGCCCAAGCAGGCGGCGGAGTAG
- a CDS encoding MFS transporter produces MTPFHHLLANNLVANVTNFTVWFALTFYVYLETKSVFATGMIAGVYLVLTAGCGFWFGSLVDHHRKKTAMLGSSVASFGLYALALLAHELAPEGAIADVGRPWLWLFIGLTMLGVIAGNVRSVALPTLVTILVPEDRRDKANGLVGMVTGVGFLTTSVISGFLVAWGGMFFTLVFALAFTLAAFAHLAAVRVDEPRASAEAGEHAAPRRVDIAGTVKVIAGVPGLFALILFACFNNFLGGIFMALLDAYGLSLVSVQAWGLLFGVLSTAFILSGIVISKTGLGPSPLRTLLLVNLITWAVCCVFTLQSSIWLLAGGCFVWMLLGPYAEAAEQTTLQKVVPLERQGRVFGFAQSVEQAASPLTAFLIGPLTQFVVIPFMTNGAGAVAIGDWFGRGADRGIALVFTAAGVVGVLATIAAFNSRPYRQLKAAYAAG; encoded by the coding sequence GTGACCCCGTTCCATCATCTGCTGGCCAACAACCTCGTGGCCAACGTGACCAACTTCACGGTCTGGTTCGCCCTGACCTTCTACGTCTACCTCGAGACCAAGTCGGTGTTCGCCACCGGCATGATCGCCGGGGTCTATCTGGTGCTGACGGCGGGCTGCGGCTTCTGGTTCGGCAGCCTGGTCGACCACCATCGCAAGAAGACGGCCATGCTGGGTTCCAGCGTCGCCTCGTTCGGGCTGTACGCCCTGGCCCTGCTCGCGCACGAGTTGGCGCCGGAGGGCGCGATCGCCGACGTCGGCCGGCCCTGGCTGTGGCTGTTCATCGGCCTGACCATGCTGGGCGTGATCGCCGGCAACGTCCGGAGCGTGGCCCTGCCTACCCTGGTGACGATCCTGGTGCCGGAAGACCGCCGCGACAAGGCCAACGGCCTGGTCGGCATGGTCACGGGCGTCGGCTTCCTGACCACCTCGGTGATCAGCGGCTTCCTGGTGGCCTGGGGCGGGATGTTCTTCACGCTGGTGTTCGCCCTGGCCTTCACCCTGGCCGCCTTCGCGCACCTGGCCGCCGTGCGGGTGGACGAGCCGCGCGCCAGCGCCGAGGCGGGCGAGCACGCCGCCCCGCGCCGGGTCGACATCGCCGGCACCGTCAAGGTGATCGCCGGTGTGCCGGGCCTGTTCGCGCTGATCCTGTTCGCCTGCTTCAACAACTTCCTGGGCGGGATCTTCATGGCCCTGCTCGACGCCTACGGCCTGTCGCTGGTGTCGGTGCAGGCCTGGGGGCTGCTGTTCGGCGTGCTGTCGACGGCCTTCATCCTCAGCGGGATCGTCATCTCGAAGACAGGCCTGGGGCCCAGCCCCCTGCGCACCCTGCTGCTGGTCAACCTGATCACCTGGGCCGTCTGCTGCGTCTTCACCCTGCAGTCGTCGATCTGGCTGCTGGCGGGCGGCTGCTTCGTCTGGATGCTGCTGGGGCCCTATGCCGAGGCCGCCGAGCAGACCACCCTGCAGAAGGTGGTGCCGCTGGAACGCCAGGGGCGGGTGTTCGGCTTCGCCCAGTCGGTGGAGCAGGCGGCCTCGCCCCTGACCGCCTTCCTGATCGGTCCGCTGACCCAGTTCGTGGTCATCCCGTTCATGACGAACGGCGCCGGCGCGGTCGCCATCGGCGACTGGTTCGGGCGCGGCGCCGACCGGGGCATCGCCCTGGTGTTCACCGCGGCCGGCGTGGTGGGCGTGCTGGCCACCATCGCGGCGTTTAACTCCCGGCCCTACCGGCAGCTGAAGGCGGCGTACGCGGCGGGGTGA
- a CDS encoding TonB-dependent receptor has protein sequence MRFTQVLRGTASAVVLAGVAAVGVAHAQDSAAAAAQEPETLTVDSIIVTAQKREQNLQDTPVVVTAVGAKLLQDTGVRDIKDLTILTPGLTVTSTTSEASTTARIRGVGTVGDNPGLESSVGVVIDGVYRPRNGVSFGDLGEMDRIEVLKGPQGTLFGKNTSAGVINIMTKEPEFGFGANAEVTAGNYGAKGASASVTGPLFGSDKWAGRLYAAARQRDGFNDVVTGEGPSTEKEDADQNFYTVRGQLLFVPDDNSTFKIIADYTKRDENCCGAVQIRTGPTAAIVNALSTGPGISTPAKPFDRVAYSNRGAPQEIEDKGVSLQADIDLPIGTLTSISAIRNWRIDSGQDSDFTAADITYRAKDGTNYAEFTTFSQELRLAGSTERLNWLVGAFLADERLDNEANFRFGADYEAYMSTIILSGVAGALAPAGVTVNQANSALFASQATGLPFGSSFTAGTGLHDTYKQRSKTIALFTNNTLKVTDAFDITVGLRYTAEEKDLSTYQTGASNACGVLLTPAGQSRTAAALVGRGVPAALFATPTGASIISTVAGNMCLPWANPLFNGRGTEQSLSEREWTGTVKASYRLNPSVFAYGSYARGYKGSGFNLDRTQSSNGLPSGGVGVVPINDTSFPAEFVDSYELGLKNTLFDRTVLFNVTGFYQKFSDFQLNTFLGTSFAVRSVEEVTSKGVDVDFIWFPPVRGLTVQSGLTYAKTEYGDQPVANDPTNALALLPGGQVSFAPEWSASASISYEHAVGGSLKAKYNIGGKYSSEYNTGSDLFPFKMQDAFTLVNARVGIGDADDKWAVELWAQNLFDEDYYQVVFNGPLQGSSGLSATNKVYNPAADTLTYDAFLGAPRTYGVTLRAKF, from the coding sequence ATGCGCTTTACCCAGGTGCTTCGCGGCACGGCCTCCGCCGTCGTGCTCGCGGGCGTCGCCGCCGTCGGCGTCGCCCATGCTCAGGACTCGGCCGCGGCGGCCGCCCAGGAGCCCGAAACCCTTACCGTCGACAGCATCATCGTCACCGCCCAGAAGCGCGAGCAGAACCTGCAGGACACCCCGGTGGTGGTCACCGCGGTCGGCGCCAAGCTGCTGCAGGACACCGGCGTGCGCGACATCAAGGACCTGACGATCCTGACGCCGGGCCTGACTGTCACCTCGACGACGTCGGAAGCCTCGACCACCGCCCGCATCCGCGGCGTCGGCACCGTCGGCGACAACCCCGGCCTGGAAAGCTCGGTCGGCGTGGTGATCGACGGCGTCTACCGCCCGCGCAACGGCGTGTCGTTCGGCGACCTGGGCGAAATGGACCGGATCGAAGTGCTGAAGGGCCCGCAGGGCACCCTGTTCGGCAAGAACACCTCGGCCGGCGTCATCAACATCATGACCAAGGAGCCGGAGTTCGGCTTCGGCGCCAACGCCGAGGTCACGGCCGGCAACTACGGCGCCAAGGGCGCCTCGGCCTCGGTCACTGGGCCGCTGTTCGGCAGCGACAAGTGGGCCGGCCGCCTCTACGCCGCCGCCCGCCAGCGCGACGGCTTCAACGACGTGGTGACGGGCGAGGGCCCCAGCACCGAGAAGGAAGACGCCGACCAGAACTTCTACACCGTGCGCGGCCAGCTGCTGTTCGTGCCGGACGACAACTCGACCTTCAAGATCATCGCCGACTACACCAAGCGCGACGAGAACTGCTGCGGCGCCGTGCAGATCCGCACCGGCCCGACCGCGGCCATCGTCAACGCCCTGTCGACCGGCCCGGGCATCTCGACCCCGGCCAAGCCGTTCGACCGCGTGGCCTACTCCAACCGCGGCGCGCCGCAGGAGATCGAGGACAAGGGCGTCTCGCTGCAGGCCGACATCGACCTGCCGATCGGCACGCTGACCTCGATCAGCGCCATCCGCAACTGGCGCATCGACAGCGGCCAGGACAGCGACTTCACGGCCGCCGACATCACCTATCGCGCCAAGGACGGCACCAACTACGCCGAGTTCACCACCTTCAGCCAGGAACTGCGCCTGGCCGGCAGCACCGAGCGCCTGAACTGGCTGGTCGGCGCCTTCCTGGCCGACGAGCGCCTGGACAACGAGGCCAACTTCCGCTTCGGCGCCGACTACGAAGCCTACATGTCGACGATCATCCTGTCGGGCGTGGCCGGCGCGCTGGCGCCGGCCGGCGTCACGGTCAACCAGGCCAACAGCGCGCTGTTCGCCTCGCAGGCCACCGGCCTGCCCTTCGGCAGCTCGTTCACGGCCGGCACGGGCCTGCACGACACCTACAAGCAGCGCTCCAAGACCATCGCGCTGTTCACCAACAACACGCTGAAGGTCACCGACGCCTTCGACATCACCGTGGGCCTGCGCTACACGGCCGAAGAGAAGGATCTGTCGACCTACCAGACGGGCGCCTCCAACGCCTGCGGCGTGCTGCTGACCCCGGCGGGCCAGTCGCGCACGGCCGCCGCGCTGGTCGGGCGCGGCGTTCCGGCGGCCCTGTTCGCCACGCCGACCGGCGCCAGCATCATCTCGACCGTCGCCGGCAACATGTGCCTGCCCTGGGCCAACCCGCTGTTCAACGGCCGCGGCACCGAGCAGAGCCTGAGCGAGCGTGAGTGGACCGGCACGGTGAAGGCCAGCTATCGCCTGAACCCGTCGGTGTTCGCCTACGGTTCGTACGCCCGCGGCTACAAGGGCAGCGGCTTCAACCTCGACCGCACCCAGTCGTCGAACGGCCTGCCCTCGGGCGGCGTCGGCGTCGTGCCGATCAACGACACCTCGTTCCCGGCCGAATTCGTCGACAGCTACGAGCTGGGTCTGAAGAACACCCTGTTCGACCGCACGGTCCTGTTCAACGTCACGGGCTTCTACCAGAAGTTCAGCGACTTCCAGCTGAACACCTTCCTGGGCACCTCGTTCGCGGTGCGCTCGGTCGAGGAAGTGACGTCCAAGGGCGTCGACGTCGACTTCATCTGGTTCCCGCCCGTGCGTGGCCTGACCGTGCAGAGCGGCCTGACCTACGCCAAGACCGAGTACGGCGACCAGCCGGTGGCCAACGACCCGACCAACGCCTTGGCCCTGCTGCCGGGCGGCCAAGTGTCGTTCGCGCCGGAATGGTCGGCCTCGGCCTCGATCAGCTACGAGCACGCCGTCGGCGGTTCGCTGAAGGCCAAGTACAACATCGGCGGCAAGTATTCCTCGGAGTACAACACCGGTTCGGACCTGTTCCCCTTCAAGATGCAGGACGCCTTCACCCTGGTGAACGCCCGCGTCGGGATCGGCGACGCCGACGACAAGTGGGCTGTCGAGCTTTGGGCCCAGAACCTGTTCGACGAGGACTACTACCAGGTGGTGTTCAACGGCCCGCTGCAGGGCTCGTCGGGCCTGTCGGCGACCAACAAGGTCTACAACCCCGCCGCCGACACCCTGACCTACGACGCCTTCCTCGGCGCGCCGCGCACCTACGGCGTGACCCTGCGGGCGAAGTTCTGA
- a CDS encoding protein adenylyltransferase SelO: MPVNARYRPDSRFASMGGEFADPVAAADFPRTILRFRNDRAAATVGLETLSDAEWTGHFGRFEPLPGAQGQPLAMRYHGHQFRSYNPELGDGRGFLFAQLREDATDRLLDLATKGSGQTPWSRHGDGRLTLKGGMREILAASLLEAQGVPTSRAFSLIETGEALTRGDEPSPTRSAVLTRLSHSHIRFGTFQRLAYFDRADLISQMVDHVVETYFPHLADAPDRPAAMFEEVVVRTARLVSRWMAAGFVHGVLNTDNMVVTGESFDYGPWRFLPRNDPNFTAAYFDHSGLYSFGRQPEAGFWNLQQLAACLVLVSPDQAGLIAALNRFSDAYKDGLRAAMIARLAVKSRGPEVDVELVNAAFKALAEGTRLAGGEALRWEPFFFDWFGGEASQARALEGPRGALYQDPAFAEFRSRLAGFEPDRPERLEHPVFGRSEPEELLIEEVEALWAPIDQSDDWAPLNAKLARLENARAAYDLDVQTGRLTQV; encoded by the coding sequence ATGCCGGTCAACGCACGCTATCGCCCCGATTCCCGCTTCGCCTCGATGGGCGGCGAGTTCGCCGACCCGGTGGCGGCCGCCGATTTCCCCAGGACCATCCTGCGGTTTCGCAACGACCGGGCCGCCGCCACGGTGGGGCTCGAGACGCTGAGCGACGCCGAGTGGACCGGGCATTTCGGCCGGTTCGAGCCCTTGCCGGGCGCTCAAGGCCAGCCGCTGGCCATGCGCTATCACGGCCACCAGTTCCGTTCCTACAATCCCGAACTGGGCGACGGGCGGGGCTTCCTGTTCGCCCAGCTCAGGGAGGACGCGACCGATCGCCTGCTCGACCTGGCCACCAAGGGCTCGGGCCAGACGCCGTGGTCGCGGCACGGCGACGGCCGCCTGACCCTGAAGGGCGGCATGCGCGAGATCCTGGCCGCCAGCCTGCTGGAGGCCCAGGGCGTTCCCACCTCGCGGGCCTTCAGCCTGATCGAGACCGGCGAGGCCCTGACCCGCGGCGACGAGCCCAGCCCGACCCGCTCGGCGGTGCTGACCAGGCTTTCCCACAGCCACATCCGCTTCGGGACCTTCCAGCGCCTGGCCTATTTCGATCGCGCCGACCTGATCTCCCAGATGGTCGACCACGTGGTCGAGACCTATTTCCCGCACCTGGCCGATGCGCCCGACCGTCCGGCGGCGATGTTCGAGGAGGTGGTCGTGCGCACCGCGCGCCTGGTCTCCCGCTGGATGGCGGCCGGCTTCGTGCACGGGGTGCTCAACACCGACAACATGGTCGTCACCGGCGAGAGCTTCGACTACGGCCCCTGGCGCTTCCTGCCCCGCAACGATCCCAACTTCACGGCGGCCTATTTCGACCATTCGGGGCTCTACAGCTTCGGTCGCCAGCCGGAGGCCGGGTTCTGGAACCTGCAGCAGCTGGCCGCCTGCCTGGTGCTGGTCAGTCCCGACCAGGCGGGCCTGATCGCGGCGCTGAACCGTTTCTCCGACGCCTACAAGGACGGTCTGCGCGCGGCGATGATCGCGCGGCTGGCGGTGAAGAGCCGCGGCCCCGAGGTCGACGTCGAACTGGTCAACGCCGCCTTCAAGGCCCTGGCCGAGGGGACCAGGCTGGCCGGCGGCGAGGCCCTGCGCTGGGAGCCGTTCTTCTTCGACTGGTTCGGCGGCGAGGCGTCCCAAGCCCGGGCGCTGGAGGGACCGCGCGGCGCGCTCTACCAGGATCCCGCCTTCGCCGAGTTCCGTTCACGGCTGGCCGGCTTCGAGCCGGATCGTCCCGAGCGCCTGGAACATCCCGTGTTCGGACGGTCCGAGCCGGAGGAGCTGCTGATCGAGGAGGTCGAGGCCCTGTGGGCGCCGATCGACCAGTCCGACGACTGGGCGCCGCTGAACGCCAAGCTGGCGCGGCTGGAAAACGCGCGAGCGGCCTACGATCTCGATGTGCAAACTGGACGACTGACACAAGTTTGA